From a single Streptomyces rubradiris genomic region:
- a CDS encoding flavin reductase family protein, giving the protein MLSTRADPDDRTAAEPVSATAYRTMMAAFPAGVAVVTAADEDGQQYGMTCTAVSSVSVSPPTLLVCIQHSSRTLAVLSRTGTFAVNLLDDRARAVAELFAARRPDRFQHVAWTARPGCGGPHLAHDAHSIADCRVTGSVPVADHVVVFGEVFGVTGKDAPPHPLVYGMREYWSLAHTGDAHHAAARPGKASTSDPERKT; this is encoded by the coding sequence ATGCTCAGCACCAGGGCGGACCCCGACGACCGCACCGCGGCCGAACCGGTCTCCGCAACCGCGTACCGAACGATGATGGCAGCCTTCCCGGCCGGCGTCGCGGTGGTCACCGCCGCCGACGAGGACGGACAGCAGTACGGGATGACCTGCACCGCCGTCTCCAGCGTGTCCGTCAGTCCGCCCACGCTGCTGGTCTGCATCCAGCACTCCAGCCGCACCCTCGCCGTCCTCAGCAGAACCGGCACCTTCGCCGTAAACCTGCTGGACGACCGAGCCCGCGCGGTCGCCGAACTGTTCGCCGCCCGGAGGCCGGACCGCTTCCAGCACGTGGCGTGGACCGCGCGACCGGGATGCGGCGGACCGCATCTCGCCCACGACGCCCACTCCATCGCCGACTGCCGCGTCACCGGCTCGGTGCCTGTCGCCGATCACGTGGTCGTCTTCGGTGAGGTCTTCGGGGTCACCGGCAAGGACGCACCTCCACACCCGCTGGTCTACGGAATGCGCGAGTACTGGTCCCTCGCCCACACCGGTGACGCTCACCATGCCGCCGCGCGGCCTGGCAAGGCGTCGACCTCGGACCCGGAGAGGAAAACATGA
- a CDS encoding BTAD domain-containing putative transcriptional regulator: MRFGVLGPLTVWDDEGVAVRVPEAKVRALLADLLAHDGGPVSADRLIDDLWGDRPPGRPAGALQAKVSQLRRVLGRDRVQLQPAGYRLRLDDTDEVDAVRFRDLVDRARAVDAPGDRVALLTEALGLWRGPAYADFADQDFARAAARRLTDQRLSVLEEQAEARLAAGEHVLLAGELADLVARHPLRERLRALLIRALYAAGRQSEALAAYEDLRARLVAELGVEPSPELAALHQAVLRQDPALSVAPRTAEAAPGEAEAPAAPPTPAPSNLPASLTPLIGRRDALDRVTGLLGAARLVTLTGPGGVGKTRLAVAAADALLGAASAPELPDGAWFVEFAGVRGGAVADLAQVVAASLGISDHAPSAVPVSGTGTRSPAHHLAAVLRDRRTLLVLDNCEHVVDAAAELTTLLLRTAPGLRVLATSQEPLGLPGEEVFLVEPLPPDDAVRLFTQRAAAAAPGFSLAPDAGDDSERAAVTEICRRLDGIPLALELAATRVRALGVRELAARLGDRFQLLASGRRGAPERQQTLRAVIDWSWELLSAPERIVLRRLAAFSDGCDLRAAEAVCAGDGVASAEVPDLVTRLVDRSLVVVVAGPTGPRYRLLESVAAYATERLHEMEDLAAVRDRHLRHYLALAERAEPELRGPGQRSWLARLDAESGNLRSALDEAVRRAAAGDPDQAARLATALAWWWLLRGRLAQARRSLRAVLDTTTAADRRELTLLHAAFALLTGDRDPATALPDDTAVTHGTALADDTAGPGPKRRARSLWLCAYGLFSAGAVADSGELNDRALTLFTAADDQWGTAAALGLRATLALVRGDLAGLGRDGRRSAALFRELGDRWGELQTVSPLAALAEIKGEYEEAVNRQYEGLRIARELGLAAEVSARLSGLGRLALLAHDWDRARDLHEQARRSAAEQGYKYGEIHAEMGLALGARRSGDLDAAEAHLRHLREGYADVSSQAGDHLLLAELGFVAELRGDAGTAAAHHLRGLDVARAIDEPRALALSLEGLAGAAALRGTRAAAAGAALLLGAADAARRSVGAPLPPAERTDVDRVERAARAALGDAAFTRSFADGTRLTPEEALREAAPALEGVRR, from the coding sequence ATGCGGTTTGGGGTGCTCGGCCCACTGACGGTGTGGGACGACGAGGGGGTGGCCGTCAGGGTTCCCGAGGCGAAGGTCCGGGCGCTGCTCGCCGACCTGCTCGCCCACGACGGCGGCCCGGTCTCCGCGGACCGGCTGATCGACGACCTGTGGGGCGACCGCCCGCCGGGCCGGCCCGCCGGCGCCCTCCAGGCCAAGGTCTCCCAGCTGCGCCGGGTGCTGGGCCGGGACCGGGTACAGCTCCAGCCGGCCGGCTACCGGCTGCGGCTGGACGACACCGACGAGGTGGACGCCGTACGGTTCCGCGACCTGGTGGACCGGGCTCGCGCCGTCGATGCCCCGGGCGACCGGGTCGCGCTGCTCACCGAGGCCCTCGGACTGTGGCGCGGACCGGCCTACGCCGACTTCGCCGACCAGGACTTCGCGCGCGCGGCGGCACGGCGCCTGACCGACCAGCGGCTGTCAGTGCTGGAGGAGCAGGCCGAGGCCCGCCTGGCGGCCGGCGAACACGTGCTGCTCGCCGGGGAGCTGGCCGACCTGGTGGCCCGGCACCCGCTGCGGGAACGGCTGCGCGCGCTCCTCATACGGGCGCTGTACGCGGCGGGCCGGCAGAGCGAGGCCCTCGCGGCCTACGAGGACCTGCGCGCCCGGCTCGTGGCCGAGCTGGGTGTCGAACCGAGCCCCGAACTCGCCGCGCTGCACCAGGCGGTGCTCCGCCAGGACCCCGCGCTCTCGGTCGCACCGCGCACCGCCGAAGCCGCACCCGGGGAGGCCGAGGCGCCCGCCGCGCCCCCGACGCCCGCCCCCTCCAACCTGCCCGCGTCCCTCACCCCCCTCATCGGCCGCCGCGACGCGCTCGACCGGGTGACCGGACTCCTCGGCGCCGCCCGCCTGGTGACCCTCACCGGCCCCGGCGGCGTGGGCAAGACCCGGCTGGCGGTGGCGGCGGCCGACGCCCTCCTCGGAGCCGCCTCCGCGCCTGAACTCCCCGACGGTGCTTGGTTCGTGGAGTTCGCCGGCGTCCGCGGCGGGGCCGTCGCCGACCTCGCCCAGGTCGTCGCCGCGTCCCTCGGCATCAGCGACCACGCGCCCTCCGCGGTACCGGTCTCCGGCACCGGCACCCGGTCCCCCGCGCACCATCTCGCCGCCGTCCTGCGCGACCGCCGCACGCTGCTCGTCCTGGACAACTGCGAGCATGTCGTGGACGCCGCCGCCGAACTCACCACCCTCCTGCTGCGCACCGCGCCCGGTCTGCGCGTGCTGGCCACCAGCCAGGAACCGCTGGGCCTGCCGGGCGAGGAGGTGTTCCTGGTCGAGCCGCTGCCCCCCGACGACGCGGTACGGCTGTTCACCCAGCGCGCCGCCGCCGCGGCCCCCGGCTTCTCGCTCGCCCCCGACGCCGGCGACGACTCCGAGCGCGCCGCCGTCACCGAGATCTGCCGCCGCCTGGACGGCATCCCGCTCGCCCTGGAACTGGCGGCGACCCGGGTCCGCGCGCTCGGTGTACGCGAGCTGGCGGCCCGGCTCGGCGACCGCTTCCAGCTGCTGGCCTCGGGGCGGCGCGGCGCGCCCGAGCGCCAGCAGACCCTGCGCGCGGTGATCGACTGGAGCTGGGAGCTGCTCAGCGCGCCGGAGCGCATCGTGCTGCGCCGGCTGGCAGCGTTCAGCGACGGCTGCGACCTGAGGGCGGCCGAGGCGGTGTGCGCGGGCGACGGGGTCGCCTCCGCCGAGGTGCCCGACCTGGTGACGCGGCTGGTCGACCGTTCCCTGGTGGTCGTGGTGGCCGGGCCCACCGGCCCGCGCTACCGCCTCCTGGAGTCGGTCGCCGCGTACGCCACCGAGCGGCTGCACGAGATGGAGGACCTCGCCGCCGTACGCGACCGGCATCTGCGCCACTACCTCGCGCTCGCCGAACGCGCCGAACCCGAGCTGCGCGGCCCCGGGCAGCGGTCCTGGCTGGCCCGGCTCGACGCCGAGTCCGGCAATCTGCGCTCGGCCCTGGACGAGGCCGTGCGCCGGGCCGCCGCCGGGGACCCGGACCAGGCGGCACGGCTGGCCACCGCGCTGGCCTGGTGGTGGCTGCTGCGCGGCCGGCTCGCCCAGGCCCGCCGCAGCCTGCGCGCGGTGCTGGACACCACGACGGCCGCCGACCGCCGCGAACTCACCCTGCTCCACGCCGCGTTCGCCCTGCTCACCGGCGACCGCGACCCGGCCACCGCCCTGCCCGACGACACCGCCGTCACCCACGGCACCGCGCTCGCCGACGACACCGCCGGGCCTGGCCCGAAACGACGGGCCCGGTCGCTGTGGCTGTGCGCGTACGGCCTGTTCAGCGCGGGTGCGGTGGCCGACAGCGGGGAGCTGAACGACCGGGCGTTGACGCTGTTCACCGCCGCGGACGACCAGTGGGGCACGGCAGCCGCGCTCGGCCTGCGGGCCACGCTCGCGCTGGTCCGCGGCGACCTCGCCGGGCTGGGCCGCGACGGCCGGCGCAGTGCCGCGCTCTTCCGCGAACTCGGCGACCGCTGGGGAGAACTCCAGACGGTGTCACCGCTGGCGGCGCTCGCGGAGATCAAGGGCGAGTACGAGGAGGCCGTCAACCGCCAGTACGAGGGCTTGCGGATCGCCCGTGAACTGGGCCTCGCGGCCGAGGTGTCGGCCCGGCTGTCCGGGCTGGGCCGTCTGGCGCTGCTGGCCCACGACTGGGACCGCGCCCGCGACCTGCACGAACAGGCCCGGCGCAGCGCCGCCGAACAGGGCTACAAATACGGCGAGATCCATGCCGAGATGGGCCTCGCGCTCGGCGCCCGCCGCTCCGGCGACCTCGACGCCGCCGAGGCGCACCTGCGGCACCTGCGCGAGGGGTACGCCGATGTGTCCTCGCAGGCGGGCGATCATCTGCTGCTGGCCGAGCTGGGTTTCGTCGCCGAACTGCGCGGCGACGCCGGCACGGCCGCGGCGCACCATCTGCGCGGCCTGGACGTGGCCCGTGCGATAGACGAGCCGCGGGCGCTCGCGCTGTCCCTGGAGGGCCTGGCGGGCGCGGCGGCCCTGCGGGGCACCCGGGCCGCGGCGGCCGGCGCGGCCCTGTTGCTCGGCGCGGCCGACGCGGCCCGGCGCAGCGTGGGCGCGCCGCTGCCGCCGGCCGAGCGCACCGACGTGGACCGCGTCGAGCGGGCGGCCCGTGCCGCGCTGGGCGACGCGGCCTTCACCCGGTCCTTCGCCGACGGCACCCGTCTGACCCCCGAGGAGGCCCTGCGCGAGGCGGCCCCGGCGCTGGAGGGCGTCCGCCGGTAG
- a CDS encoding isocitrate/isopropylmalate dehydrogenase family protein, with the protein MDSITVIPGDGIGPEVVECALEVLDALDAGLSIDVLDHVHADRYRREGQALSEADLSRISASSAVLLGAVGRPDVEETGYVRDVLLRLRISFDLYANYRPVRLMHDRLSPLRDPARRMLDCAIVRENTEGLYSGIGGNLRASSPQEVAIDADVNTWHGVSRILDFAFSTARREVCLVDKANAVRAGGRLWQECWRHAAERHPGTATRHLYIDAAAMKLVTEPDRFDVIVASNSYGDILSDLAAALAGGIGVAPSASLNPQTGFGLFEPVHGSAPDIAGKGVANPFACLLTTALLIRHLGHEAEAAAIDAAVAGSIAAGRVTPDLGGSLSTRQVTQAVLASL; encoded by the coding sequence TTGGATTCCATCACCGTCATCCCTGGCGACGGTATCGGTCCTGAGGTGGTCGAGTGTGCGTTAGAGGTGCTGGATGCCCTTGATGCCGGCCTGTCGATCGATGTCCTCGACCACGTGCATGCCGATCGTTACCGCCGTGAAGGACAGGCACTGAGCGAGGCGGATCTCTCCCGCATATCCGCGAGTTCCGCTGTCCTGCTAGGGGCCGTCGGACGGCCCGATGTGGAAGAGACCGGCTACGTACGCGATGTTCTGCTGCGCCTACGAATCAGCTTCGACCTGTATGCGAACTACCGGCCTGTCCGGCTGATGCATGACCGGCTCAGCCCGCTGCGGGATCCCGCGCGTCGTATGCTCGACTGTGCGATTGTTCGCGAGAACACGGAGGGCTTGTACAGCGGCATCGGTGGCAACCTTCGTGCGTCGTCGCCCCAGGAGGTGGCCATCGACGCGGACGTCAACACCTGGCACGGCGTCTCCCGCATCCTGGACTTCGCGTTCTCGACGGCGCGCCGCGAGGTCTGTCTCGTGGACAAGGCCAATGCGGTACGGGCCGGCGGACGCTTGTGGCAGGAGTGCTGGCGGCACGCCGCGGAGCGGCATCCCGGCACGGCCACCAGGCACCTCTACATCGACGCTGCCGCGATGAAGCTCGTCACCGAACCGGACCGCTTCGACGTGATCGTCGCGAGCAATTCCTACGGCGACATTCTCAGCGACTTGGCGGCGGCGCTGGCCGGCGGAATCGGTGTGGCGCCGTCGGCAAGTCTCAATCCCCAGACCGGGTTCGGCCTGTTCGAGCCGGTCCATGGGTCAGCTCCGGACATCGCAGGAAAGGGCGTGGCGAACCCCTTCGCGTGTCTGCTCACCACGGCTCTACTGATCCGGCATCTGGGGCACGAGGCCGAGGCGGCCGCGATCGACGCCGCAGTCGCCGGATCGATCGCGGCCGGGCGAGTCACTCCTGACTTGGGGGGTTCACTGAGTACCCGGCAAGTGACCCAGGCGGTGCTTGCCTCCCTCTGA
- a CDS encoding cytochrome P450: MESSVSQKLVQFPILKEPACPFDPPSAMRALDDPVQVRLWDGSTPWLVTGYDLGRRLLVDPRVSADSTRPGYPHFDLGSRERRKDGRSFVAMDDPEHARQRRMVASPFAIRPIEALRGDVTDIVNGLIDDLLAGPNPTDLVSRFAFPTSTQVICRMLGVPYTDHEFFQEQSTLMLHRDSSPEMVVNAQEALRGYLRELIDRQMKEPADGLISSVIETQVRTGALSPEQLSYISMTLLVAGLETTGNMIALGTLALLRNPDQLALLRETDDQELVNRAVDELIRYLNISHSGRRRVALEDIPLGDITIRAGEGIILASELANRDPEHFPDPDRLDITRDAAHHLAFGFGPHHCLGRPLATLELQVVYGTLYRRVPTLRLAIDFADVAFKYDGVAYGVRELPVAW; this comes from the coding sequence ATGGAGAGTTCCGTGTCCCAGAAGCTGGTCCAGTTCCCGATCCTGAAGGAGCCGGCCTGCCCCTTCGACCCGCCGTCCGCCATGCGTGCGCTCGACGACCCGGTGCAGGTCAGGCTCTGGGACGGCAGCACGCCGTGGCTGGTCACCGGATACGACCTCGGGCGCAGGCTCCTGGTCGACCCCCGGGTCAGTGCCGACTCGACCAGGCCCGGCTATCCGCACTTCGACCTGGGTAGCCGCGAGCGCCGCAAGGACGGACGTTCGTTCGTGGCCATGGACGATCCCGAGCACGCCCGGCAGCGCCGCATGGTGGCCTCGCCGTTCGCCATCCGCCCCATCGAGGCCCTCAGGGGCGATGTCACCGACATTGTCAACGGACTGATCGATGATCTGCTCGCCGGGCCCAACCCGACCGATCTGGTCAGCCGGTTCGCCTTTCCCACCTCCACCCAGGTGATCTGCCGGATGCTCGGGGTGCCCTACACGGACCATGAGTTCTTCCAGGAACAGAGCACCCTGATGCTGCACCGGGACAGCTCGCCGGAGATGGTGGTGAACGCCCAGGAGGCCCTGCGCGGATATCTCCGGGAACTGATCGACCGGCAGATGAAGGAGCCCGCGGACGGCCTGATCTCCTCGGTGATCGAGACCCAGGTGCGCACCGGCGCGTTGAGCCCCGAGCAACTGTCGTACATCTCCATGACGCTGTTGGTCGCGGGCCTGGAGACCACCGGGAACATGATCGCCCTGGGCACACTGGCCTTGCTGCGCAACCCCGACCAGCTGGCGCTCCTGCGGGAGACCGATGACCAGGAGCTGGTCAACCGTGCGGTCGACGAACTGATCCGCTACCTCAACATCTCGCACTCCGGCCGTCGGCGGGTGGCCCTGGAGGACATCCCCCTCGGAGACATCACGATCCGCGCCGGAGAGGGGATCATCCTGGCCAGCGAGCTGGCCAACCGGGATCCGGAGCACTTCCCCGACCCCGACCGGCTGGACATCACCCGCGACGCCGCGCACCACTTGGCCTTCGGTTTCGGCCCTCACCACTGCCTCGGTCGCCCCCTCGCCACCCTCGAACTCCAGGTGGTGTACGGCACGCTCTACCGGCGTGTCCCCACCCTGCGTCTCGCCATCGATTTCGCCGACGTCGCGTTCAAGTACGACGGTGTGGCCTATGGCGTCCGTGAGCTTCCGGTGGCCTGGTAG
- a CDS encoding antibiotic biosynthesis monooxygenase family protein — protein MAGDDLVHLKNYVAEDGERLALVWWRNPETLEKWRNDPEHQDAQQLGRDKWYEFFELSVAEVVRTSSSKDPEEYPAP, from the coding sequence ATGGCAGGGGACGACCTGGTCCATCTGAAGAACTACGTGGCCGAGGACGGCGAACGGCTGGCTCTGGTGTGGTGGCGGAACCCCGAGACGCTGGAGAAGTGGCGCAACGACCCCGAGCACCAGGATGCCCAGCAGCTCGGCCGGGACAAATGGTATGAGTTCTTCGAGCTCAGCGTCGCCGAGGTCGTTCGCACCAGCTCCAGCAAGGACCCCGAAGAGTACCCGGCACCCTGA
- a CDS encoding cupin domain-containing protein: protein MSLVNLFDAASALPGAWSSRLLGEIGTAAVKLLRMDGTPVREEAHGTAEILIVLDGRMELVVQGDPVSVGPGEMYRVPAGTAHAVGPGSHGSLLIVEVPETAR, encoded by the coding sequence ATGAGCTTGGTCAACCTGTTCGACGCGGCCTCGGCGCTGCCCGGGGCATGGAGCTCGCGGCTGCTCGGGGAGATCGGGACCGCTGCGGTGAAGCTGCTGCGCATGGACGGGACGCCGGTGCGGGAGGAGGCGCACGGCACGGCCGAGATCCTGATCGTGCTCGACGGCCGGATGGAACTGGTCGTCCAGGGCGACCCGGTGTCGGTCGGGCCGGGGGAGATGTACCGGGTCCCGGCCGGGACGGCGCACGCCGTGGGTCCGGGCAGCCACGGCAGCCTTTTGATCGTGGAGGTCCCCGAGACGGCCCGATGA
- a CDS encoding FAD-dependent oxidoreductase — MHDPRTAAPQRRNGIVVLGAGLAGPVAAIYLARRFGRVTVLERHADTRHTPAGQGRSLMVILSHRGWRVLRELGLEEAVRRICVPLTARCGHLPDGSTVVTPYSRDGAPIWAVERNRLHRLLLDAAEAEPGVDLHFERPVLAVDLDTPALLVRAGTAERWIPCGHVIGCDGVHSVVRAALVEQGAHEQVSTLELAYQEIVLDLPSCDRGLMHYWPAGDALFGAFPLVSSPLFAGSVFFRKDGPWPSYAAVTGARALARQFTDVFPALAAGIPDLEQQLATKPVSTVRLTRCDTWTSGGRAVLVGDSCHAMAPFMGQGMNCAFEDVRTLVRCLDREGDWQRALTAYERSRKNDGDAIADISYQHYRTMSRLPDPRQEAEEAVARRLVALMPDRFVPLYERCAFSEESYSSALAEEQQLRSLARRIISQYGSTAVDLPDPMLRASVAAH, encoded by the coding sequence ATGCACGACCCGCGCACCGCCGCGCCCCAGAGAAGGAACGGCATCGTAGTGCTCGGGGCGGGACTGGCCGGTCCGGTCGCCGCGATCTACCTGGCCCGGCGGTTCGGCCGGGTCACCGTGCTGGAACGGCACGCCGACACCCGTCACACCCCGGCCGGGCAGGGCCGGTCACTCATGGTGATCCTTTCGCACCGAGGGTGGCGCGTGCTGCGCGAACTCGGTCTGGAGGAGGCCGTACGCCGGATCTGTGTCCCGCTCACCGCCCGCTGCGGTCATCTGCCGGACGGCAGCACCGTGGTGACTCCGTACAGCCGAGACGGAGCACCCATCTGGGCGGTGGAACGGAACCGGCTGCACCGCCTGCTGCTGGATGCGGCCGAGGCCGAGCCAGGAGTGGACCTCCACTTCGAGCGCCCCGTCCTCGCCGTCGACCTGGACACTCCGGCGTTGCTGGTCCGGGCCGGCACCGCCGAGCGGTGGATCCCCTGCGGGCACGTCATCGGTTGCGACGGCGTCCACTCGGTAGTCCGCGCAGCCCTGGTCGAGCAGGGCGCACACGAGCAGGTGAGCACCCTGGAACTGGCTTACCAGGAGATCGTTCTCGACCTGCCCTCCTGTGATCGTGGGCTCATGCACTACTGGCCGGCCGGTGACGCCCTCTTCGGAGCGTTCCCCCTGGTGTCCTCCCCGCTGTTCGCGGGTTCGGTGTTCTTCCGCAAGGACGGCCCGTGGCCTTCGTACGCCGCCGTGACCGGCGCTCGGGCGCTGGCCCGGCAGTTCACCGACGTCTTTCCGGCCCTGGCCGCCGGCATTCCGGATCTGGAGCAGCAACTGGCGACCAAACCGGTGTCCACGGTGAGGCTCACCCGCTGTGACACCTGGACCTCGGGTGGTCGGGCCGTGCTTGTCGGCGATTCCTGCCATGCCATGGCTCCGTTCATGGGGCAGGGCATGAACTGTGCCTTCGAGGACGTCCGCACGCTCGTGCGCTGTCTGGACCGGGAAGGGGACTGGCAGCGTGCGCTCACGGCCTACGAGCGGTCCCGGAAGAACGACGGCGACGCGATAGCCGACATCTCCTACCAGCACTACCGCACCATGTCACGGCTGCCAGATCCGCGGCAGGAGGCCGAAGAAGCCGTGGCCCGACGGCTGGTGGCCCTGATGCCCGACCGGTTCGTGCCGCTCTACGAGCGCTGCGCCTTCAGCGAGGAGAGCTACAGCTCCGCGCTCGCCGAGGAGCAACAACTGCGCAGCCTGGCTCGCCGGATCATCAGTCAGTACGGTTCCACCGCTGTCGACCTGCCGGATCCGATGCTACGCGCATCCGTCGCGGCCCACTGA
- a CDS encoding LLM class flavin-dependent oxidoreductase, with amino-acid sequence MTSYGISLLPDTVPQQRSAKDYYANLLTVSELSEDLGLDYVKMTEHYLHSYGGYCPDPLAFLSAVAARTSTIRLMTGGIQASFHHPIQLAARTAQLDALSGGRLDVGFARAFLPYEFDSFGIEMDGSTERFRATVDAVVRLWTEADVSEDTPYFRYQDANSLPLPTQDPHPPVWAAALLTRSSFEWIGDSGYNLLIASAPSREQVHQVREMIEVYRSRFSAAPKNAGKQPRVAISVALYLADSHEEAVEQGTAALRRHWDTFGSAATSWRSRTSTSYQGYREAMVDKHRAGPSEAAGLAVIGSPDRAVEQLRQIESELGADIVLFQLDYGQQSLESMERSLKLFASEVRPHLGGPR; translated from the coding sequence ATGACGAGCTACGGGATATCGCTGCTGCCGGACACCGTCCCCCAGCAGCGCAGCGCCAAGGACTACTACGCCAATCTGCTGACGGTGTCCGAGCTGTCCGAGGACCTCGGGCTCGACTACGTCAAGATGACCGAGCACTACCTGCACTCCTACGGCGGGTACTGCCCTGACCCGCTTGCCTTCCTGTCGGCCGTCGCCGCACGCACCAGCACGATCCGGCTGATGACAGGAGGCATCCAGGCCTCCTTCCACCACCCGATCCAGCTCGCCGCCCGCACCGCCCAGCTCGACGCGCTCAGCGGCGGCCGGCTGGACGTCGGCTTCGCGCGTGCCTTCCTGCCCTACGAGTTCGACTCCTTCGGCATCGAGATGGACGGCAGTACGGAGCGCTTCCGCGCCACCGTGGACGCCGTCGTCCGGCTGTGGACCGAAGCCGACGTGAGCGAGGACACGCCCTACTTCCGCTACCAGGACGCCAACTCCCTGCCATTGCCGACCCAGGACCCGCACCCGCCCGTGTGGGCCGCCGCGCTCCTGACCCGTTCCAGCTTCGAGTGGATCGGCGACTCCGGCTACAACCTCCTGATCGCATCGGCGCCCAGCCGCGAACAGGTGCACCAGGTGCGCGAAATGATCGAGGTGTACCGCAGCAGGTTCAGCGCGGCACCGAAGAACGCCGGCAAGCAGCCCCGGGTGGCGATCAGCGTCGCGCTGTATCTGGCCGACTCGCACGAGGAAGCGGTGGAGCAGGGCACCGCGGCACTGCGTCGGCACTGGGACACCTTCGGTTCGGCCGCCACCTCGTGGCGCAGCCGCACCTCGACGTCGTATCAGGGCTACCGCGAGGCCATGGTGGACAAGCATCGGGCCGGCCCGAGCGAGGCCGCTGGACTGGCGGTGATCGGTTCGCCCGACCGGGCGGTCGAGCAACTGCGGCAGATCGAGAGCGAACTCGGCGCGGACATCGTGCTGTTCCAGCTCGACTACGGTCAGCAGTCCCTGGAGTCGATGGAGCGCAGCCTGAAGCTCTTCGCGTCCGAGGTCCGCCCTCACCTGGGCGGGCCACGGTGA
- a CDS encoding non-ribosomal peptide synthetase: MPELFEAQAARFPDAPAVLYKDTSLTYRALNERANQLARLLIDRGVGPDRLVALAVPRSADLIVALLAILKAGGAYLPLDPRYPAARKAFMVQDAAPALLLRAGAGSAEGAELDEVVLDSEACIESCSRYSNADVRQAERIEPLSDLHLLYVIYTSGSTGTPKGVAVTHEGVADLVATQADRFRPAPGERVLAWASVSFDAGFWDFALALLHGGTLVVADDEDLLPGDALHATLLKHEIDHAVLPPAALSITDSQGVLPQGTIMSTGDACTPALLRTWAVGRRMFNGYGPTEVTVGCTIAGPVTESDGVGIGIPWTGARVYVLDERLRPVADGEEGELYLAGSGLARGYVGRPGLTAARFLPDPFGPPGSRMYRSGDRGRRDAEGRLHFAGRMDGQVKLRGFRVEPGEVEARLTQEPDIDLAAVVVEGELADARLVAYVTARPGGFVDPSAVRARLAAALPEFMVPTRIEVLDAFPTLPNGKVDRGALATRGGTVARPRTRTFQEVGTLEDRLYDTVARLLDLPTVAPDANFFDLGGNSLLAGRLIGSLREELGVRVPIRVVLGARDLREIAQSLNG, encoded by the coding sequence GTGCCCGAACTGTTCGAGGCACAGGCGGCGCGCTTCCCGGACGCTCCGGCCGTCCTCTACAAGGACACCTCGCTCACCTACCGCGCGCTCAACGAGCGAGCCAACCAGCTGGCCCGGCTGCTGATAGACCGGGGCGTGGGCCCCGACCGCCTGGTCGCGCTGGCCGTGCCACGCTCCGCGGACCTGATCGTGGCCCTGCTGGCGATCCTCAAAGCCGGTGGCGCCTACCTCCCTCTCGACCCCCGCTATCCGGCCGCCCGCAAGGCGTTCATGGTCCAGGACGCCGCCCCGGCCCTGCTCCTGCGGGCCGGAGCGGGCTCGGCCGAGGGCGCGGAACTGGACGAGGTCGTCCTCGACTCAGAGGCGTGCATCGAGTCCTGCTCCCGGTACAGCAACGCGGACGTGCGCCAGGCCGAGCGCATCGAGCCACTGTCGGACCTGCACCTCCTGTACGTGATCTACACCTCCGGCTCGACCGGGACACCGAAGGGTGTCGCGGTCACTCACGAGGGCGTCGCCGACCTGGTAGCCACCCAGGCGGACCGCTTCCGGCCGGCTCCGGGCGAGCGCGTTCTGGCCTGGGCCTCGGTCAGCTTCGACGCGGGATTCTGGGACTTCGCGCTCGCCCTGCTGCACGGAGGCACCCTGGTGGTGGCCGACGACGAGGACCTGCTGCCTGGCGACGCCCTGCACGCGACCCTGCTCAAGCACGAGATCGATCACGCAGTGCTGCCCCCTGCTGCACTGAGCATCACCGACAGCCAGGGAGTGCTGCCCCAGGGCACGATCATGTCCACCGGCGATGCCTGCACCCCGGCGCTGCTGCGCACCTGGGCGGTGGGCCGGCGCATGTTCAACGGCTACGGCCCGACCGAGGTGACGGTCGGCTGCACCATCGCCGGCCCGGTCACCGAGTCGGACGGCGTCGGTATCGGCATTCCGTGGACCGGGGCCCGGGTGTACGTGCTGGACGAGCGGTTGCGACCGGTCGCCGACGGCGAGGAGGGTGAGCTCTACCTCGCCGGCTCCGGGCTGGCCCGCGGCTATGTGGGCCGTCCGGGGTTGACCGCAGCGCGGTTCCTGCCCGACCCTTTCGGGCCGCCCGGCAGCCGCATGTACCGTTCCGGCGACCGCGGCCGACGGGACGCCGAGGGCAGGTTGCACTTCGCGGGCCGGATGGACGGCCAAGTGAAACTGCGGGGATTCCGCGTCGAACCCGGGGAGGTCGAGGCTCGGCTCACGCAGGAACCGGACATCGATCTGGCGGCCGTCGTCGTCGAGGGAGAACTCGCCGACGCCCGGCTCGTCGCGTACGTCACCGCCCGCCCCGGAGGCTTCGTCGACCCCTCCGCTGTGCGGGCCCGATTGGCCGCCGCCCTCCCGGAATTCATGGTGCCGACCCGCATCGAGGTGCTCGACGCCTTTCCCACACTGCCCAACGGCAAGGTCGACCGAGGCGCCCTGGCGACCCGGGGCGGCACCGTCGCACGGCCGCGGACCCGCACCTTCCAGGAAGTCGGCACGCTGGAGGACCGGCTGTACGACACGGTCGCCCGGCTGCTCGACCTGCCGACGGTCGCCCCCGATGCGAACTTCTTCGACCTCGGCGGCAACTCCCTGCTCGCGGGCCGGCTGATCGGCTCGCTGCGCGAGGAGCTGGGTGTGCGCGTGCCCATCCGGGTGGTGCTCGGCGCACGCGACCTGCGGGAGATCGCCCAGTCCCTGAACGGGTGA